From the genome of Deltaproteobacteria bacterium:
ATCGCGCCGATCTTCTTGCCGATCTTCTGCTCGGTGGCGCGGTCTTCCGGCGACATCTCGTTCCATGCGTCGAGGCGGACGACCATGGCGCCGACGGTGTAACCGAACGGCTCGACCGTCGCGTACGAGACCTCCGTGTACCACTGCAGCGCGACCGCGGCCAGCGGCGATCCGTAGCAACCGTCGATGCGCCCGGTCTTGAGCGCCGTGAGCACCTCCGGCACGCCGAGCGGCACGCTGCTGACCCCGATCTGCTCGAAGTACGCGCGCACGATCGGGTCGTCGGTCCACGCCCAGAACGTCACCTTCTTGAGGTCGTCGAACGACTGGATCGATCGCTTGGCGTACATGTGCGCCCAGCCGACGTCGCCCGGATACAGCAGCTTGAACCCCTGCTCCTCGAACTTTTTCTCGAAGTACGGCCACATCTTGGCGCGCACGTAGTCGACCTCTTCGACCGACTCGAACAAGAACGGGAGCTGCATGACGCGGACGCCCGGGTAGATCAAGCTCAGGCCGACGGTGGTGAGGGCGGCGCCGTCGAGCTGCTTTTGACGAATCTTGCGGACGACGTCCTTCTCGTCGCCCTGGGTGCCGCCCGGGTACCACTTGACCTTGACCCGGCCGCCGGTGGCCTCCGCGATCTTGTTCGCGCCCTTCTCGAGGATGTTCATCCACGCGGACCCGGCCGGCGCCAGGGTCGCCACGCGCCGCTCCTTCGCGCGCGCGTCGCCCATCCCGACCGTCCACAACGCCGCCGCCGCGATCGCCGCGATCCAAATCGTACCCGCTCGTCTGCTCATCATGGCCGCCTAGTGTATCCGATGTGGGTGGGTGTCCATGGCCCCGCGCGGACCGTTTTCGCGCCGCGGGCCGCTCGGCGAGGTGGGACGCCGAGCCCGGCGCCGGTATTCACAGCCTCCCGCGGGGGCCGCTACACTGCGGCAGTGCGGTCGTTCTGGCTCGGGTTGGCCATCGGCGCCCTGCTCGGCGGCGGCGGCGTCTACGCGGCGCTCGAACGCCCGTGGCAGCGTGCCGCGCCTTCGGCGCCGGCCACCGCGGGGGCCGACGCCGGGTCCGAAACAGATCGCCCGGCGCGCCGCCGGCGTCCGCGCAAACGGCGCCGGATCGCGCGGGAGGCGGAGGCGGCCGCGGTCGAACTGTCAGCTCGCGATCGCCAGTTGGTGTGGCGCGGACCGTCGATCGAACTGGCGCCGCGCGCGGTCGATTTCGCCGCGGAGGGCGGCGGCCGGTCGCTGTCGCCGGCGGAGATCGACGCGGGCATCGCGGCGCTCGCCGACGCGATCACGGCGTGCATCGAGGACGCGCGCGGCGACGCGGACCTGACGGCGACGATCGACCTCGAGCTGCTCGTCGAGGGCGACGGGCGCGTGTCGCGCGTTCGCGTGCGCGCGCCGCGTTACCTCGCGGATCGCGGCCTGCGCGGCTGCATCGCCCGCGCGACCGCCGGCCGGCCGTTCGCGGCGACCGGCGCGCAGACGATCGTGTCGGTGCCGTTCCATTTGCGCTGACCGCGGCGTGCTACAATCGCGGCATGAGCGTCGCGGTCGGGGCCGACATCGAGTCCTTGTGCAGCAAGTGCGGGGACGTGTGGCACGTCGTCGTCGCCATGGTCGACGGAAAGGTCGCGAAGGTCGAGTGCAAGGAGTGCCACGGCGTGCACCGCTATCGCGACCCGAAGGGCAAGGCAAAGGCCGCGCCGAAGCGGACATCGAAGGCCGGCGCCGGCAAGAAGGCGCCGGCGCCGAAGGTACCCGTCGTCGAGGCCAACCCCGACCGGCCGCCGCGCCCGTATCGGACGACCGACACCTACGAGCCGGGCGACCGCGTGCAGCACGCGACGTTCGGCGACGGCGTCGTCCAAGCCGTCGTCGGACCGGGCAAAGTCGAGATCCTGTTCGCGGACGGCGAGCGCCGTCTACTCGCGTGCGCCAAGCCCGCACCGTCGTTGGGCCGCGCGCCGCGCCGCCGGTTCGAAACCGAGAACTGACGCGCGCGCGGCCTCCGCCGCCGAGCGCCGCGGTGACGCCGCGCATGCTGGGCGCCCGTGGGCCGCGGGCGTGCCCGACGCGCGCCCGCGAAGTCTGCGCCGCTAAGCCGCGCAGACTTCGCGCGTCGAGTCGACGGCCTCCGTCGGGCGCCGCCCCATGCGGCGCAACAGGCGCCCGTGCGATGCGATCGCCTCGGCGAAGCTGGCAAAGCACGTGTAGGGCACGCCGTGCTCGTCGCACACCGCGCGCACGATCGGCGCGATCGCCGGGTAGTGCACGTGGCACACCTTCGGAAACAGGTGGTGCTCGATCTGAAAGTTCAGCCCGCCCACGTACCAGTTCAACAGGCGGCTATCCGGTGCAAAGTCGGCGGTCGTCCGCACCTGGTGCATCGCCCACTCGTCGTCGATGCGCCCCGTCGTCGGGGCGGGCAGCGGGAACGCGAGTTGCTCGTGCGTGTGAGCCGCCTGGAATACGACGCCGAGGATCAGACCGACCGCAAACCAGGTCGCGACGTAAAACGCCAACACGACCCACCACGCGTGAAACAGCAGCGGAATGCCAACCGCCCAGCCGAGCAAGAACAGCTTGCTGGCGAACACCTCGGCCAGGCGCCAGCCGCGCGGCCGCGGAAAGTGGTGGCGGCCGACGCGGCCGGTCTTCACGTTGAGGAAGTCCTCGACGAGGTGCATGTGGAACACGGTGAAGCCGTACAAACCCCACATGTAGACGTGCTGGTAGCGGTGCGCCGGGCGCCACGCCTGCTCCGGCGTGAGGCGCGCAAACGGCGCCAGGTCGATGTCGTGATCGGCGCCGCCGACGTTGGTGTAGGTGTGATGAAACACGTTGTGCTTCCACCGCCACAGGTAGGAGCTGGCGCCGAGCATGTCGAGCGTGCGCTCGAGTAGGCGGTTGACAAGTGGCCGGCGCGAGTAGGCGCCGTGATTGGCGTCGTGTTGGATCGAAAACCCGATGCCGGCGATGGCGAACGCCATCGACGTCGCCGCAAGTGCGCCGTGCCACCACGTCGTCGCAACGAACACCAACAGCGCGTACGAGCCGACGAACCACGCGAGCATCAGCGCGGTCTTGACGTACATCCGCCCGTCGCCGTGGGGCGACCGGCCGGTGCGCGCGAAATGCGCGCCGACGCGGCGGTCGAGCTCGCGGCGAAAGCCGCTGTCGGCGGCGAAACGGGGGCGGGGTACATTCGAACTCACGCGTCGATCGTGCCGCACCCGTGCCCCGCGCAGCGGCACGATCGAGTCACGGTTACGTCACGACACCTCGCGACCGCCGAGGGTCACCGTCGACGCCGGCCTACAGCCGCGACCATTTCGGGTGATACCGGTACGCGGCGCCGCGGCGCGGCGATGTCCACGCCATCTTCTTGTAGCCAGGTCGCCAGTCGACGTGGACGAAGTTCTGACCGCGGTAGTAGCCGACGCCGACGTGGTCGTGCGTGC
Proteins encoded in this window:
- a CDS encoding ABC transporter substrate-binding protein, whose protein sequence is MMSRRAGTIWIAAIAAAALWTVGMGDARAKERRVATLAPAGSAWMNILEKGANKIAEATGGRVKVKWYPGGTQGDEKDVVRKIRQKQLDGAALTTVGLSLIYPGVRVMQLPFLFESVEEVDYVRAKMWPYFEKKFEEQGFKLLYPGDVGWAHMYAKRSIQSFDDLKKVTFWAWTDDPIVRAYFEQIGVSSVPLGVPEVLTALKTGRIDGCYGSPLAAVALQWYTEVSYATVEPFGYTVGAMVVRLDAWNEMSPEDRATEQKIGKKIGAMLIKRVRRDNDRAKRAMQKNGIRFVDTPQALRSKLEAEAQKLWKRLAGKVYTEQELAMVLKYRDEFRKKRASK
- a CDS encoding acyl-CoA desaturase — encoded protein: MSSNVPRPRFAADSGFRRELDRRVGAHFARTGRSPHGDGRMYVKTALMLAWFVGSYALLVFVATTWWHGALAATSMAFAIAGIGFSIQHDANHGAYSRRPLVNRLLERTLDMLGASSYLWRWKHNVFHHTYTNVGGADHDIDLAPFARLTPEQAWRPAHRYQHVYMWGLYGFTVFHMHLVEDFLNVKTGRVGRHHFPRPRGWRLAEVFASKLFLLGWAVGIPLLFHAWWVVLAFYVATWFAVGLILGVVFQAAHTHEQLAFPLPAPTTGRIDDEWAMHQVRTTADFAPDSRLLNWYVGGLNFQIEHHLFPKVCHVHYPAIAPIVRAVCDEHGVPYTCFASFAEAIASHGRLLRRMGRRPTEAVDSTREVCAA